A single genomic interval of Rhizobium leguminosarum bv. trifolii WSM1325 harbors:
- a CDS encoding short-chain dehydrogenase/reductase SDR (PFAM: short-chain dehydrogenase/reductase SDR; KR domain protein; NAD-dependent epimerase/dehydratase~KEGG: ret:RHE_CH03884 putative oxidoreductase protein), with protein sequence MSDTPVVLITGGSRGIGAAAARLAARQGWRVAVNYAANRQAADAVVAAIVEDGGEAVAIQGDVGKAADIVSMFTTVDRHFGRLDGLVNNAGIVDYPQRVDEMSAERIERMLRVNVTGSILCAAEAIRRMSSRHGGQGGAIVNISSMAAILGSATQYVDYAASKAAIDTFTVGLAREVAAEGIRVNAIRPGVIETDLHASGGLPDRPRELAPSIPMQRAGTPAEVADAILYLLSPSASYITGAILNVSGGR encoded by the coding sequence ATGAGCGATACACCTGTTGTTCTCATTACCGGCGGAAGCCGGGGTATCGGCGCCGCGGCTGCACGGCTCGCGGCACGCCAGGGCTGGCGTGTCGCGGTGAACTACGCCGCCAACCGTCAAGCCGCGGATGCCGTCGTGGCTGCGATTGTCGAGGATGGCGGCGAGGCCGTGGCGATCCAGGGGGATGTCGGCAAGGCTGCGGATATCGTCTCGATGTTTACGACGGTCGACCGGCATTTCGGCCGGCTCGACGGGCTCGTCAACAATGCCGGCATCGTCGATTATCCCCAGCGCGTCGACGAGATGTCGGCGGAGCGGATCGAGCGCATGCTGCGCGTCAATGTGACAGGCTCGATACTCTGCGCCGCAGAGGCCATACGTCGCATGTCGAGCCGGCATGGCGGGCAGGGCGGGGCGATCGTCAACATCTCGTCGATGGCGGCGATCCTCGGTTCGGCGACGCAGTATGTCGATTATGCCGCCTCGAAGGCGGCGATCGACACGTTCACCGTCGGGCTGGCGCGCGAGGTCGCAGCCGAGGGTATCCGTGTGAATGCGATAAGGCCCGGCGTCATCGAAACCGACCTTCATGCCTCCGGCGGCCTGCCGGATCGGCCGCGGGAACTGGCGCCGTCGATCCCGATGCAGCGCGCGGGCACGCCCGCGGAGGTGGCGGATGCGATCCTCTATCTTCTGTCACCTTCGGCTTCCTATATCACCGGCGCGATCCTCAATGTGAGCGGCGGCCGCTAG
- a CDS encoding phospholipid/glycerol acyltransferase (PFAM: phospholipid/glycerol acyltransferase~SMART: phospholipid/glycerol acyltransferase~KEGG: rec:RHECIAT_CH0004160 putative acyltransferase protein), translated as MARRDSMTAFGQLAEAIALVSQGKPGHIVDTLIAERGQRIVKNPLWPVMRPFLYTLLRYNKALEFANAVAKMPGFQSFEYLSDVLRLDIGITNGERIPDTGGFILVSNHPTGIADGVAVFDLLKTRRPDMMFFANRDAIRVNPRFAEMIIPVEWREEHKSKLKARETLQLTNHAVKEGKATVLFPSGRIAYWANGRLNERPWKTSAVGLARKYNLPILPVHMTARNSGLFYWLAKWSTELRDMTVFHELLNKRGDRFDFVIGNLIPAEQLDGDLNEVTKALEKHTVQDMARDGDASFVPVGLPVAATRREIPVPAI; from the coding sequence ATGGCACGGCGCGATTCCATGACGGCTTTCGGACAGCTCGCGGAAGCGATCGCTCTCGTTTCACAGGGAAAGCCCGGTCATATCGTCGATACGCTGATTGCCGAACGCGGCCAGAGGATCGTGAAAAATCCGCTCTGGCCGGTTATGCGGCCGTTCCTCTACACGCTGCTGCGCTATAACAAGGCGCTCGAATTCGCCAATGCGGTCGCCAAAATGCCGGGCTTCCAGTCGTTCGAATATCTGAGCGATGTGCTGAGGCTCGACATCGGCATCACCAATGGTGAACGCATTCCCGATACCGGCGGCTTCATCCTCGTCAGCAACCATCCGACCGGAATTGCCGACGGCGTTGCCGTGTTCGATCTCTTGAAAACGCGCCGGCCGGACATGATGTTCTTTGCCAATCGCGATGCCATCCGCGTCAATCCGCGCTTTGCCGAGATGATCATTCCCGTCGAATGGCGGGAGGAGCATAAGAGCAAGCTGAAAGCGCGCGAAACGCTGCAGCTGACCAACCATGCGGTGAAGGAAGGCAAGGCGACAGTGCTCTTTCCCTCAGGCCGTATCGCCTATTGGGCGAACGGCCGGCTGAATGAACGTCCGTGGAAGACCTCGGCCGTCGGGTTGGCGCGCAAATACAATCTGCCGATCCTTCCCGTTCATATGACGGCACGCAATTCCGGCCTGTTCTACTGGCTGGCGAAATGGTCTACCGAGCTTCGCGACATGACCGTGTTCCACGAATTGTTGAACAAACGCGGCGACCGCTTCGATTTCGTCATCGGCAATCTCATTCCGGCCGAACAGCTGGACGGCGACCTCAATGAGGTGACGAAGGCGCTGGAGAAACATACGGTGCAGGACATGGCTAGAGATGGTGACGCGAGTTTCGTGCCGGTCGGCCTGCCGGTTGCGGCGACGCGCCGCGAGATTCCGGTTCCTGCAATCTAA
- a CDS encoding GumN family protein (PFAM: GumN family protein~KEGG: rec:RHECIAT_CH0004162 hypothetical protein): MTTSIGRRTSYLAVPANLLLWLIAAFHMLLLAALFAAFLTARPAAAEDVACTGRNLMVELQQNDPARYAEALKEADATPNGKGIFWKIEKPGLAPSWLLGSMHVTDPRVLALPPRAQAAHDAADTIIIESDEILDERKATAALLAKPELTMFTDGTTIDKLLSPEDYKRLETGLKQRGIPISTVSRMRPWMISSAVALPACEIARKAKGAQFLDQKIATDAIAQGKQVKGLETLAEQIQAMADLPVEFHLKSLIETLELGDKMSDVVETMTDLYLSGDIGMTMPMLKTVTPEEEGENSDYAAFEQRVILDRNKVMAERAAPILDSGNVFMAVGALHLPGKDGVIELLRQQGFTVTDVN, encoded by the coding sequence ATGACGACATCAATCGGCCGCCGGACGTCTTACCTCGCAGTGCCGGCCAATCTGTTGCTCTGGCTGATCGCAGCCTTTCACATGCTGCTTCTTGCCGCCCTGTTTGCCGCCTTCCTGACGGCAAGGCCGGCAGCGGCCGAAGACGTCGCCTGCACCGGCCGCAATCTGATGGTCGAGCTGCAGCAGAACGACCCTGCCCGCTACGCAGAGGCGCTGAAGGAAGCCGACGCCACGCCGAACGGCAAGGGTATCTTCTGGAAGATCGAGAAGCCGGGATTGGCACCCTCGTGGCTGCTCGGCAGCATGCATGTCACCGATCCGCGCGTGCTGGCCCTGCCGCCGCGCGCCCAGGCAGCCCACGATGCCGCCGACACGATCATCATCGAATCCGACGAGATCCTCGATGAGCGGAAGGCGACCGCCGCCCTGCTTGCAAAGCCGGAACTGACGATGTTCACCGACGGCACGACGATCGACAAGCTGCTTTCTCCCGAGGACTACAAGCGTCTCGAAACCGGCCTCAAGCAGCGCGGTATCCCGATCAGTACCGTTTCCCGGATGCGGCCCTGGATGATTTCCAGCGCCGTCGCCCTGCCGGCCTGCGAAATCGCCCGCAAGGCAAAAGGCGCGCAGTTCCTCGACCAGAAGATCGCCACCGATGCCATTGCTCAGGGCAAACAGGTCAAGGGGCTGGAAACCCTTGCCGAGCAGATCCAGGCCATGGCCGATCTGCCGGTCGAATTCCATCTGAAATCGCTGATCGAGACGCTGGAACTCGGCGACAAGATGAGCGATGTCGTCGAGACGATGACCGACCTCTACCTCTCGGGTGATATCGGCATGACCATGCCGATGCTGAAAACCGTGACACCGGAGGAGGAAGGTGAAAACAGCGATTATGCCGCCTTCGAGCAGCGCGTCATCCTTGACCGCAACAAGGTGATGGCCGAGCGCGCAGCGCCCATCCTCGACAGCGGCAACGTCTTCATGGCCGTCGGTGCCCTGCATCTGCCCGGCAAGGACGGCGTCATCGAACTGCTGCGCCAGCAGGGCTTCACCGTAACAGATGTAAATTAA
- a CDS encoding conserved hypothetical protein (KEGG: ret:RHE_CH03886 hypothetical protein): MRNRIMRAARLLLCAAAAHIPVAASAAGWDIGKASSNFDLVALSDAELSGRSIGVIHMGNVELTSGRIVAADPLAQPDRPALARTVAPGEYPVTLYQAFGRVAAASMRFAEGKPDRWELAVLPGQDPATLKDGEIFGYPVDAGLGCYMDADTLDLIGEREKQVQAQKPDSDVNYYDDVLASDLEANKDIYALHRPVAGKKGNVAVFWSGWGDGFYPAFWGLDRDGRALVLLTDFSVVENADGRREPKLQ, translated from the coding sequence ATGCGGAACCGGATCATGCGAGCGGCGCGCCTTCTTCTTTGCGCTGCCGCCGCGCATATTCCGGTCGCCGCATCGGCTGCCGGCTGGGATATCGGCAAGGCAAGCAGCAATTTCGACCTGGTGGCGCTCAGCGATGCCGAGCTTTCCGGCCGATCGATCGGCGTCATCCATATGGGCAATGTCGAGCTGACATCGGGGCGCATCGTTGCGGCGGATCCGCTGGCCCAGCCCGACCGTCCGGCACTCGCAAGAACGGTTGCGCCTGGCGAGTATCCGGTAACGCTCTACCAGGCCTTCGGGCGCGTCGCGGCCGCCAGCATGCGGTTTGCCGAGGGCAAGCCGGATCGTTGGGAGCTTGCGGTCCTGCCCGGGCAGGACCCGGCGACGCTGAAGGACGGCGAGATCTTCGGCTATCCTGTCGATGCCGGCCTCGGCTGTTACATGGACGCCGATACGCTTGATCTGATCGGAGAGCGCGAAAAGCAGGTGCAGGCGCAGAAACCGGATTCCGACGTCAACTATTACGACGACGTGCTGGCGTCGGACCTGGAAGCCAACAAGGACATCTATGCGCTGCACCGGCCGGTCGCCGGTAAGAAGGGCAATGTCGCGGTGTTCTGGAGCGGCTGGGGCGACGGTTTCTATCCAGCCTTCTGGGGGCTCGACAGGGATGGCCGTGCGCTGGTGCTGTTGACGGATTTCAGCGTTGTCGAGAACGCCGACGGGCGGAGGGAGCCGAAGCTGCAATGA
- a CDS encoding dihydrolipoamide dehydrogenase (TIGRFAM: dihydrolipoamide dehydrogenase~PFAM: pyridine nucleotide-disulphide oxidoreductase dimerisation region; FAD-dependent pyridine nucleotide-disulphide oxidoreductase~KEGG: rec:RHECIAT_CH0004164 dihydrolipoamide dehydrogenase protein), whose product MSYDVIIIGTGPGGYVCAVKAAQLGLKVAVIEKRATYGGTCLNVGCIPSKALLHASEMFHQAGHGMSALGIDVPAPTLNLGNMMAHKDATVKSNVDGVAFLFKKNKIDTFQGTGKIVSAGKVSVTAEDGKVQEIEGKNIVIATGSDVAGIPGVQVEIDEKTIISSTGGIALEKVPETLIVVGGGVIGLELGSVWSRLGAKVTVVEYLDTILGGMDGEVSKQFQRMLAKQGIDFNLSAKVTGVEKADKGAKVTFEPVKGGDKVTLDAEVVLIATGRKPYTAGLGLEEAGVTLDNRGRVEIDGHYKTNVAGIYAIGDVVKGPMLAHKAEDEGVALAEILAGQHGHVNYEVIPSVVYTQPEIASVGKTEEELKAAGVAYKVGKFPFTANGRARAMLATDGFVKILADKETDRVLGGHIVGFGAGEMIHEITVLMEFGGSSEDLGRTCHAHPTMSEAVKEAALATFFKPIHM is encoded by the coding sequence ATGTCCTACGATGTGATCATTATCGGAACCGGCCCGGGCGGCTATGTCTGCGCCGTCAAGGCGGCCCAGCTTGGCCTCAAGGTCGCCGTCATTGAAAAGCGGGCGACCTATGGCGGCACCTGCCTGAACGTCGGCTGCATTCCGTCGAAGGCGCTGCTGCATGCCTCCGAAATGTTCCATCAGGCCGGCCACGGGATGAGCGCGCTCGGTATCGATGTCCCGGCGCCGACGCTCAATCTCGGCAATATGATGGCCCACAAGGATGCGACGGTGAAGTCGAATGTCGACGGCGTCGCCTTCCTCTTCAAGAAGAACAAGATCGATACCTTCCAGGGCACCGGCAAGATCGTCTCGGCCGGCAAGGTCTCCGTCACCGCCGAAGATGGCAAGGTGCAGGAGATCGAAGGCAAGAACATCGTCATCGCCACCGGCTCCGATGTCGCCGGCATTCCCGGCGTCCAGGTCGAAATCGATGAAAAGACCATCATCTCGTCCACCGGCGGCATCGCGCTGGAGAAGGTGCCGGAAACGCTGATCGTCGTCGGCGGCGGCGTCATCGGGCTCGAGCTCGGTTCCGTCTGGTCGCGCCTCGGCGCCAAAGTCACCGTCGTCGAATATCTCGACACCATCCTTGGCGGCATGGACGGCGAAGTCTCCAAGCAATTCCAGCGCATGCTGGCCAAGCAGGGCATCGATTTCAATCTCAGCGCCAAGGTCACCGGCGTTGAAAAGGCCGACAAGGGCGCCAAGGTCACTTTCGAGCCGGTCAAGGGCGGCGACAAGGTGACGCTCGACGCCGAGGTCGTGCTGATTGCCACCGGACGCAAGCCATACACGGCGGGCCTCGGCCTCGAAGAGGCCGGTGTTACGCTCGACAATCGCGGCCGTGTCGAGATCGACGGTCACTACAAGACCAATGTCGCCGGCATCTATGCGATCGGCGATGTGGTCAAGGGTCCGATGCTGGCGCACAAGGCGGAAGACGAGGGCGTGGCGCTTGCCGAAATCCTCGCCGGACAGCATGGCCATGTGAACTACGAGGTCATTCCGAGCGTCGTCTACACCCAGCCGGAAATCGCTTCGGTCGGCAAGACCGAGGAAGAGCTGAAGGCGGCAGGCGTCGCCTACAAGGTCGGCAAGTTCCCGTTCACGGCGAACGGCCGGGCGCGTGCGATGCTGGCGACCGACGGCTTCGTCAAGATCCTTGCCGACAAGGAAACCGACCGGGTGCTCGGCGGCCATATCGTCGGCTTCGGCGCCGGCGAGATGATCCACGAGATCACCGTGCTGATGGAGTTCGGCGGTTCGTCGGAAGATCTCGGCCGTACCTGCCACGCGCATCCCACAATGTCGGAAGCGGTGAAAGAGGCTGCGCTCGCAACCTTCTTCAAGCCGATCCATATGTAA
- a CDS encoding cytochrome B561 (PFAM: cytochrome B561~KEGG: rec:RHECIAT_CH0004163 probable cytochrome b561 protein), with translation MQQPSIVSYSLSQRFLHWAVALLIFFNLLFPDGMNIWHRLMRRGQVPTPEQISSANIHAYVGIAILLLAVLRLGLRFTKGVPDEIAQEPAIFRLAARLAHAGLYILIFAMPLSGIAAYYFGINPAGSFHADVLKIILWALIAAHVAGALVHQCYWKSNVLRRMTLG, from the coding sequence ATGCAACAGCCGTCCATCGTGAGTTACAGCCTGAGCCAGCGTTTTCTTCACTGGGCCGTGGCGCTGCTGATCTTCTTCAACCTGCTGTTTCCCGACGGCATGAATATCTGGCATCGGCTGATGCGCAGAGGCCAGGTACCGACGCCGGAGCAGATTTCGTCGGCGAATATCCATGCCTATGTCGGCATCGCCATCCTGCTGCTTGCCGTCCTCAGGCTCGGGCTGCGTTTTACCAAGGGCGTTCCGGATGAGATCGCGCAGGAGCCGGCGATCTTCCGTCTTGCAGCGAGGCTTGCCCATGCCGGCCTCTACATCCTGATCTTCGCGATGCCGCTTTCGGGCATCGCCGCCTACTATTTCGGTATCAATCCCGCCGGTTCGTTCCACGCGGATGTCCTGAAGATCATTCTCTGGGCGCTGATCGCGGCGCATGTCGCCGGCGCCCTCGTCCATCAGTGCTATTGGAAAAGCAATGTTCTGCGCCGCATGACGCTCGGCTGA
- a CDS encoding integrase family protein (PFAM: integrase family protein; integrase domain protein SAM domain protein~KEGG: rec:RHECIAT_CH0004161 tyrosine site-specific integrase/recombinase protein), whose translation MNELLVIADPRLMTERAAWLENLASERRLSEHTLDAYERDTRQFLTFLTGHLAGPVTLGDIRELRSADFRAFLAARRKQGSGARSLGRNLAGLRSLLRHLEKKGLVNAAGAAAVRSPKQPKSLPKPLSDTQAITVVSDDAQLHDEPWIAARDAAVMTLLYGCGLRISEALDLTPADLQKGATTLRITGKGNKTRLVPLLSVIFDAVEKYRTLCPYHLEAGEPLFRGARGGKLQAAIIQRTMQKMRSAFGLPETATPHALRHSFATHLLAGGGDLRTIQELLGHASLSTTQVYTGVDASRLLEVYDRAHPRA comes from the coding sequence GTGAACGAACTGCTTGTTATCGCCGATCCGCGCCTGATGACGGAACGGGCCGCCTGGCTCGAAAACCTCGCCAGTGAGCGCCGTCTTTCCGAGCACACGCTCGACGCTTACGAGCGCGATACCCGCCAGTTTCTGACCTTTCTGACCGGCCATCTCGCCGGCCCGGTGACGCTTGGCGATATCAGGGAGTTGCGCTCCGCCGATTTCCGCGCCTTCCTGGCGGCCCGGCGAAAGCAGGGCTCCGGCGCCCGATCGCTCGGTCGCAATCTCGCCGGTCTTCGCTCGCTGCTGCGCCATCTCGAAAAGAAGGGCTTGGTCAATGCCGCCGGTGCTGCCGCGGTGCGCTCGCCGAAACAGCCGAAATCGCTGCCCAAGCCGCTGTCGGACACCCAGGCGATCACCGTCGTCAGCGACGACGCCCAGCTCCATGACGAACCCTGGATTGCGGCGCGCGATGCGGCGGTTATGACGCTGCTCTACGGCTGCGGCCTGCGCATCTCCGAAGCGCTGGATCTTACTCCCGCCGACCTGCAGAAGGGCGCGACGACTCTCCGCATCACCGGCAAGGGCAACAAGACGCGGCTGGTGCCGCTGCTCTCCGTGATCTTCGACGCGGTCGAGAAATACCGCACGCTCTGCCCATACCATCTCGAGGCTGGCGAGCCGCTGTTTCGCGGCGCCCGCGGCGGCAAGCTGCAAGCGGCGATCATCCAGCGCACCATGCAGAAGATGCGCAGCGCCTTCGGCCTGCCGGAGACGGCGACACCGCATGCACTGCGCCACTCCTTCGCCACCCATCTGCTTGCCGGCGGCGGCGATCTGCGCACCATCCAGGAATTGCTCGGCCATGCCAGCCTTTCCACAACGCAGGTCTATACCGGCGTCGATGCATCGCGGCTGCTCGAGGTGTATGATCGGGCGCATCCGCGAGCGTAA
- a CDS encoding YCII-related (PFAM: YCII-related~KEGG: rec:RHECIAT_CH0004169 hypothetical protein), producing the protein MAYFFLRLQPPRPTFPHDGTGEEMAAMKRHAEYWHRIALAGSAIVVGPVFEGEGAWGMAIVEVEDQAAAQLLADGDPIIASGFGFRFDILPMPSIISRPPAI; encoded by the coding sequence ATGGCTTATTTCTTTCTGAGACTGCAGCCGCCGCGCCCCACTTTCCCGCATGACGGGACCGGGGAGGAAATGGCGGCGATGAAACGCCATGCTGAATACTGGCATCGGATCGCCCTTGCGGGATCGGCTATCGTCGTCGGACCCGTCTTCGAGGGTGAAGGCGCCTGGGGCATGGCGATCGTCGAGGTCGAGGATCAGGCGGCGGCGCAGCTTCTTGCCGACGGCGATCCGATCATCGCTTCCGGTTTCGGTTTCCGCTTCGATATCCTGCCGATGCCCTCGATCATCTCGCGGCCGCCCGCCATCTGA
- a CDS encoding conserved hypothetical protein (KEGG: rec:RHECIAT_CH0004166 hypothetical protein) translates to MSGRIRITARRKGVAAIAAAAFFVVPASTFGAACKQEQAVYVDRDGAYELRFAPLNSPSAAASNQFKVSALKTPVVMEGYVMPSEDPVRAIGILMFNCPEGDATGADLNACTVWQGAVYGMDAEGEMDNLQPEGAEAAEKLVLPGLGPAIRESSAWGEGKAVVAPWDVLTFKECAT, encoded by the coding sequence ATGAGCGGAAGGATCAGGATCACGGCGAGACGGAAAGGCGTGGCTGCAATCGCAGCCGCCGCGTTTTTCGTCGTTCCGGCCTCCACCTTCGGTGCCGCATGCAAGCAGGAGCAGGCTGTCTATGTCGATCGCGATGGTGCCTATGAATTGCGCTTTGCACCGCTGAATTCTCCATCGGCGGCCGCCAGCAACCAGTTCAAGGTCAGCGCGCTGAAGACACCTGTCGTGATGGAAGGTTATGTCATGCCGTCGGAAGATCCGGTGCGCGCCATCGGCATCCTGATGTTCAACTGCCCCGAGGGTGATGCGACCGGCGCCGATCTCAATGCCTGCACGGTCTGGCAGGGCGCCGTCTATGGCATGGATGCCGAGGGCGAGATGGACAATCTGCAACCCGAAGGCGCTGAAGCGGCTGAAAAGCTCGTGCTTCCCGGCCTTGGTCCCGCCATCCGCGAATCCAGCGCCTGGGGCGAGGGCAAGGCCGTGGTGGCACCGTGGGACGTGCTGACATTCAAGGAGTGTGCGACATGA
- a CDS encoding 2-oxoglutarate dehydrogenase, E2 subunit, dihydrolipoamide succinyltransferase (TIGRFAM: 2-oxoglutarate dehydrogenase, E2 subunit, dihydrolipoamide succinyltransferase~PFAM: catalytic domain of components of various dehydrogenase complexes; biotin/lipoyl attachment domain-containing protein; E3 binding domain protein~KEGG: rec:RHECIAT_CH0004168 dihydrolipoamide S-succinyltransferase protein) — protein MASEIRVPTLGESVSEATVGTWFKKVGDAIKADEPILELETDKVTIEVPAPASGTLSEIVVAAGETVGLGALLGQIAEGAAAAAAPAAAAPAAAPAQPAPAAAAQPAPVAAAASSSSASVSTMPPAPAASKMLAENNLSADQVDGSGKRGQVLKGDVIAAVAKGISAPAAAPAATPAAARGPSTVEDASREERVKMTRLRQTIAKRLKDAQNTAAMLTTYNEVDMKAVMDLRNKYKDIFEKKHGVKLGFMGFFTKAVTHALKELPAVNAEIDGTDVIYKNYCHVGMAVGTDKGLVVPVIRDADQMSIAEIEKELGRLAKAARDGSLSMADMQGGTFTITNGGVYGSLMSSPILNAPQSGILGMHKIQERPVAIGGQVVIRPMMYLALSYDHRIVDGKEAVTFLVRVKESLEDPERLVLDL, from the coding sequence ATGGCCTCAGAAATCCGCGTTCCAACTCTCGGTGAATCCGTCAGCGAGGCAACCGTCGGCACCTGGTTCAAGAAGGTCGGCGACGCCATCAAGGCCGACGAGCCGATTCTCGAGCTTGAAACCGACAAGGTGACCATCGAAGTTCCAGCACCCGCCTCCGGCACGCTTTCGGAAATCGTCGTTGCCGCCGGCGAGACCGTCGGCCTCGGCGCGCTGCTCGGCCAGATCGCTGAAGGTGCTGCCGCTGCTGCCGCGCCGGCTGCCGCTGCACCGGCTGCCGCGCCTGCCCAGCCAGCCCCGGCGGCGGCTGCCCAGCCAGCCCCGGTTGCCGCTGCTGCGTCGTCATCGAGCGCCTCCGTCTCCACCATGCCGCCTGCACCGGCAGCTTCGAAGATGCTTGCCGAAAACAACCTTTCCGCCGATCAGGTCGACGGTAGCGGCAAGCGCGGCCAGGTGCTGAAGGGCGACGTCATCGCTGCCGTCGCCAAGGGCATTTCCGCCCCGGCCGCCGCACCCGCAGCAACGCCTGCCGCCGCGCGTGGTCCGTCGACGGTCGAGGATGCCTCGCGCGAAGAGCGCGTGAAGATGACGCGCCTGCGCCAGACGATCGCCAAGCGCCTCAAGGATGCGCAGAACACCGCCGCCATGCTGACCACCTACAACGAGGTGGACATGAAGGCGGTCATGGATCTGCGCAACAAGTACAAGGACATTTTCGAGAAGAAGCACGGCGTCAAGCTCGGCTTCATGGGCTTCTTTACCAAGGCGGTGACGCATGCGCTGAAGGAACTGCCGGCCGTCAATGCCGAAATCGACGGCACCGACGTCATCTACAAGAACTACTGCCATGTCGGCATGGCCGTAGGTACGGACAAAGGCCTCGTCGTTCCCGTCATCCGCGACGCCGACCAGATGTCGATCGCCGAAATCGAGAAGGAACTCGGCCGTCTTGCCAAGGCAGCCCGTGATGGCTCGCTCTCCATGGCCGACATGCAGGGCGGCACCTTCACCATCACCAATGGCGGCGTCTACGGGTCGCTGATGTCTTCGCCGATCCTCAACGCGCCGCAGTCCGGCATTCTCGGCATGCACAAGATCCAGGAGCGGCCGGTTGCGATCGGCGGCCAGGTCGTCATCCGTCCGATGATGTATCTGGCGCTGTCCTACGATCACCGCATCGTCGACGGCAAGGAAGCGGTCACCTTCCTCGTGCGCGTCAAGGAAAGCCTGGAAGATCCGGAACGTCTGGTTCTCGATCTCTAA